The following are encoded in a window of Flavobacterium psychrotrophum genomic DNA:
- a CDS encoding RagB/SusD family nutrient uptake outer membrane protein — protein sequence MKNIFTIKKSLIIPVLALTLTGCVKDDELHQIDPNLDSAAAFWKTEEDAAKGVNAVYASLITDGTYMRSTPLLLDGKADDARSNSPWAAMANVGRFNSNIADASIYGWAFETYYQGIYRANQVLDKVPGITFTDEAYKNRLLGQTYFLRGLYLFHAVNMFKNVPIPLTSEQVYHEQKTQEEAWAQVKADLTMAAELLPVSYTTVAGVDAGEKGRATKGAALAYLAKAQLFNKEYAAAKTNFEAVMALGYSLVSNYKDNFTTANENNSESIFEVQFSRDAGGVALGWGGAPGSDWGKTSARAITYAPRVFGFTDMQPTWTLFNEFKEEATVSGGVDPRLDVTIIYNKPGMMLYGHDFATFYRNSPADLNDLFWRKYQNADGDFPDEMDWRSGINERLMRYSDVLLMYAECLNELGQTPQAYTYIQQVRSRVQLPDLATVKPNMTQAQMREQIGHERFLEFASEGHRFDDIRRWGWLEDATKLAWLKTRDAEFNTYQPGREFFPIPQLEMDNNPGTVQNPSY from the coding sequence ATGAAAAATATATTTACTATAAAAAAATCGCTTATCATTCCCGTACTGGCACTTACGCTAACGGGTTGTGTAAAGGATGATGAATTACATCAAATTGACCCTAACCTTGATAGCGCGGCAGCGTTCTGGAAAACAGAGGAAGATGCGGCTAAAGGTGTAAATGCAGTATATGCCAGTCTTATTACAGATGGTACCTATATGAGAAGCACACCGCTTTTGCTGGATGGTAAGGCAGATGATGCACGCAGTAACAGTCCATGGGCTGCTATGGCAAACGTGGGTAGGTTTAACTCTAACATTGCAGATGCTTCAATTTACGGTTGGGCATTTGAAACCTACTATCAGGGTATTTATCGTGCTAACCAGGTATTAGATAAGGTGCCGGGTATAACATTTACAGATGAGGCTTACAAAAACAGGCTATTGGGGCAAACCTATTTCCTTAGGGGTCTTTATTTGTTTCATGCTGTAAATATGTTTAAAAATGTGCCTATACCACTAACCAGTGAGCAGGTGTACCATGAACAAAAAACTCAGGAAGAGGCTTGGGCACAGGTAAAGGCAGACCTTACCATGGCAGCAGAGCTACTTCCGGTTTCTTACACCACTGTTGCCGGTGTTGATGCCGGCGAAAAAGGTAGAGCTACTAAAGGTGCTGCTCTTGCTTATCTTGCAAAGGCACAGCTTTTTAATAAAGAGTATGCTGCTGCTAAAACTAATTTTGAAGCAGTTATGGCTCTTGGGTACTCTCTTGTGTCTAACTATAAAGACAACTTTACTACTGCAAACGAAAACAATTCAGAATCGATTTTCGAAGTTCAGTTTAGCCGTGATGCGGGTGGTGTAGCCCTTGGCTGGGGCGGAGCTCCCGGTTCTGACTGGGGTAAAACTTCAGCACGTGCTATTACATATGCACCCCGTGTTTTTGGTTTTACAGATATGCAGCCTACATGGACACTATTTAATGAATTTAAAGAAGAAGCTACTGTTAGCGGTGGCGTAGACCCAAGGCTTGATGTTACTATAATTTATAATAAGCCGGGAATGATGCTTTATGGGCATGATTTTGCTACTTTTTATAGAAACAGCCCGGCAGATCTTAACGACTTATTCTGGAGAAAATACCAGAATGCTGACGGCGATTTTCCGGATGAAATGGATTGGAGAAGCGGTATAAATGAGCGCCTTATGCGTTATTCTGATGTATTGCTTATGTATGCTGAGTGTCTTAACGAACTTGGTCAGACACCTCAGGCTTACACTTACATACAGCAGGTAAGGAGCAGGGTACAATTGCCAGATCTTGCAACTGTTAAGCCTAACATGACGCAGGCACAAATGAGAGAGCAGATAGGTCACGAACGTTTTCTTGAGTTTGCTTCAGAAGGCCACCGTTTTGACGATATTCGTCGTTGGGGCTGGTTAGAAGATGCAACTAAGCTTGCATGGCTTAAAACCCGTGATGCAGAGTTTAATACTTATCAGCCGGGCAGGGAATTCTTCCCTATACCACA
- a CDS encoding SusC/RagA family TonB-linked outer membrane protein: protein MMRLTTLFKAIRGGLLKKELAACMLILFTVMTASAQEVAVTGTISSTEDGMALPMATVLIKGTSNSVSTDLDGNFSIRANANDVLVFSYIGFTSQEVKVGNQTVINVKLATAATQLDDVVVIGYGTAKKSDLTGSVGVVKVEDAKKTITYDVAKQLQGQVAGVTVQSSGEPGGFVNIKIRGITSFNNNNPLFVIDGMIVDAPNDFAPGEIESMQVLKDASSAAIYGVRGANGVVIITTKKGKAGKTSVNYKAYTAFQEVARKIPVTNREQYQQIANASFANVGMALLPGNDPSSPNYINNVDTNWQDAAYRTGRVENHSLSFSGGSETMNYSLNVDYFKNTSYLKVPQAFERYATTLNIGGQKGKFKYGAKLGYTDSGKDNFTSYNGESTITTLLQGIPTMPVYDANRLGGYGGTDNLSQRAIILNVIGWNNLVNSDSNRNRFIGNVWGELEIVKGLKFTTRVTADQMNLKNRMFVPQSDLGWYYVTVKAESALNINQTNNTRTIVDNLLNYDINFGKHHFDAMAGSVMEDWRDQYMWSRGVGYDYNEISQIQFADAISGGENFQRETRKSLLGRINYSFNDTYYITGNFRQDRSSKFAPKNDTGNYYSVSGAYKISNDLKLPEWWDTLKLRGGYGLLGNNTIANYDYSAVVNPFASYTFNNGLAPGTTVIDLKDPNIKWEETSTTNVALEFAMFKNKLQFTTEYFVRTSDDIIVGQPLPFSTGAFPANIRTNVGRIRNQGFEFTVSYSNHDHDFQWDVNANLGTLKNKVLKIANDGLPIYGAASITEVGHSAGDLFAYVAEGIFQNTDDIANHATQLGAEPGDVKFKDVNGDGQITSDDRTHLGTSIPKYSYGFNFNASYKNFDFSMFWQGHGGNKVFNGTYAALMQGGILNSHKDELNYWTPENTNTNVPRPTFNDVNQNNRESTRFIQKGDYLRLQNLQVGYNVPMEKNKFVERVRLYVQGSNLLTITPYKGVDPDFNGNDGLLSRGFDNGSFPNPRTFAFGIEASF, encoded by the coding sequence ATGATGAGATTAACTACGTTATTTAAAGCAATTAGGGGAGGGCTCCTTAAAAAAGAGCTGGCCGCCTGTATGCTTATCTTATTTACAGTCATGACCGCTTCTGCGCAGGAGGTGGCTGTAACAGGTACTATTTCTTCTACCGAAGATGGTATGGCGCTGCCTATGGCAACTGTTCTTATTAAAGGTACATCAAACAGTGTGTCTACAGATCTTGACGGAAATTTTTCTATCAGGGCTAACGCAAACGATGTATTAGTTTTTTCTTACATCGGTTTTACAAGCCAGGAGGTTAAAGTAGGTAACCAGACTGTTATTAATGTAAAACTTGCAACCGCTGCTACACAGCTAGACGACGTGGTTGTGATAGGTTATGGTACCGCAAAAAAATCAGACCTTACAGGATCTGTAGGTGTGGTAAAAGTTGAAGATGCTAAAAAAACCATTACTTATGATGTTGCCAAGCAGCTTCAGGGCCAGGTAGCAGGTGTTACAGTACAATCATCGGGTGAGCCGGGTGGTTTTGTAAACATTAAAATACGTGGTATAACGTCTTTTAACAATAACAACCCACTGTTTGTAATAGACGGTATGATCGTAGATGCTCCAAATGACTTTGCACCGGGCGAAATTGAGTCGATGCAGGTTTTAAAAGATGCGTCTTCGGCTGCTATTTATGGTGTGCGTGGTGCTAATGGTGTAGTAATTATTACTACTAAAAAAGGTAAGGCCGGTAAAACCAGCGTTAATTACAAGGCATATACAGCTTTTCAGGAAGTAGCAAGAAAAATCCCGGTTACAAATAGGGAGCAGTACCAGCAAATAGCAAACGCTTCTTTTGCTAACGTGGGTATGGCATTGCTACCGGGTAACGACCCTAGTAGCCCTAACTATATCAACAATGTTGATACTAACTGGCAGGATGCTGCTTACCGCACGGGTAGGGTAGAAAACCACTCGCTTAGCTTTAGTGGCGGTTCAGAGACTATGAATTATAGCCTGAACGTAGACTACTTTAAAAATACAAGTTACCTTAAAGTGCCTCAGGCATTTGAGCGTTATGCTACAACACTTAATATAGGTGGACAAAAAGGTAAATTTAAGTATGGCGCTAAATTAGGCTATACAGATTCTGGTAAAGATAACTTTACATCATATAATGGTGAATCTACCATTACAACGTTGCTTCAGGGTATTCCTACAATGCCGGTTTATGATGCCAATAGGCTGGGCGGTTATGGTGGTACAGATAACCTTTCACAAAGGGCTATTATCCTTAACGTAATAGGTTGGAACAACCTTGTAAATAGTGACTCTAACAGAAACCGTTTTATAGGTAATGTGTGGGGTGAACTTGAAATAGTAAAAGGGCTTAAGTTTACTACAAGGGTTACTGCGGACCAGATGAATCTTAAAAACAGGATGTTTGTGCCGCAAAGCGACCTTGGATGGTACTATGTTACTGTTAAGGCAGAATCAGCACTTAACATAAACCAGACTAACAACACCAGGACTATTGTAGATAACCTTCTTAACTATGACATAAACTTTGGTAAGCATCATTTTGATGCCATGGCAGGTAGTGTTATGGAAGACTGGAGAGACCAGTACATGTGGAGCCGTGGTGTAGGATATGACTACAACGAAATTTCTCAGATACAGTTTGCAGATGCTATTTCCGGAGGAGAAAACTTTCAGAGAGAAACAAGAAAGTCACTATTAGGAAGGATAAACTATAGTTTTAATGATACATACTACATTACAGGTAACTTCCGTCAGGACAGGTCTTCTAAGTTCGCTCCTAAAAATGACACCGGTAATTATTACTCTGTATCAGGTGCTTATAAAATAAGTAATGATCTTAAGCTACCTGAGTGGTGGGATACCCTTAAGCTAAGAGGAGGTTATGGTTTACTTGGTAACAATACAATAGCTAACTACGATTATTCTGCTGTAGTAAATCCATTTGCATCATATACATTTAATAACGGCTTAGCTCCGGGTACTACAGTAATAGATCTTAAAGACCCTAATATCAAGTGGGAAGAAACATCTACTACAAATGTGGCATTAGAATTTGCCATGTTTAAAAACAAGCTACAGTTTACTACAGAATATTTTGTAAGAACTTCAGATGATATCATCGTAGGGCAGCCGTTGCCATTTTCTACAGGCGCGTTCCCTGCTAACATACGTACTAACGTAGGCAGAATTAGAAACCAGGGCTTTGAGTTTACAGTAAGTTACAGCAATCACGATCATGATTTTCAGTGGGATGTAAATGCAAACCTTGGTACACTTAAAAATAAAGTGCTTAAGATAGCTAACGATGGACTGCCTATTTATGGTGCAGCATCTATTACAGAAGTTGGCCATAGTGCAGGTGATTTGTTTGCTTATGTTGCAGAAGGTATTTTCCAGAATACAGACGATATAGCAAATCATGCTACACAGTTAGGAGCTGAACCCGGCGATGTTAAATTTAAAGACGTAAATGGCGACGGTCAAATTACTAGTGATGACCGTACACACTTAGGTACCTCTATACCTAAATACAGCTATGGTTTTAACTTTAATGCCAGCTATAAAAACTTTGATTTCTCAATGTTCTGGCAAGGTCATGGTGGTAACAAAGTGTTTAACGGTACCTATGCGGCACTTATGCAGGGTGGTATTCTTAACAGCCATAAAGATGAGCTTAACTACTGGACGCCAGAAAATACCAATACCAATGTACCACGTCCTACATTTAATGACGTTAACCAAAACAACAGGGAGTCTACCCGTTTTATACAAAAAGGAGACTACTTAAGGCTGCAAAACCTTCAGGTTGGCTACAACGTACCTATGGAGAAAAACAAGTTTGTAGAAAGAGTTCGCCTATATGTACAAGGGTCTAACCTGCTTACTATTACTCCTTACAAGGGTGTAGATCCTGATTTTAACGGAAATGACGGCCTACTTTCAAGAGGTTTTGATAATGGTTCATTCCCTAACCCACGTACGTTCGCTTTTGGTATAGAAGCAAGTTTCTAA
- a CDS encoding NUDIX hydrolase, with protein sequence MESYNDQEKVLLAVDCIIFGFDKKQLKILLIKRDFEPERGKWSLMGGFLRPDENLDNAAVRVLHHLTGLDNVYMEQLRMYSAIDRDPVDRTVSVSYYALINITEHTEINKNFSAKWFDITEFPSLIFDHNIMVANAMSRLRYRASTKPIGFELLPEKFTMKQLQVLYEAILGEKLDKRNFINKINGLDILLKTEEKDMNSSRKGSFLYKFDEEKYKLKVSDGFTFKL encoded by the coding sequence ATGGAAAGCTATAACGATCAGGAAAAAGTACTGCTTGCAGTAGACTGTATTATCTTTGGGTTTGATAAAAAGCAGTTGAAAATACTCCTTATCAAAAGGGATTTTGAACCCGAAAGAGGTAAGTGGTCGCTTATGGGTGGTTTCCTCCGTCCCGATGAAAATCTCGATAACGCAGCCGTGCGTGTACTGCACCACCTTACAGGTCTTGACAATGTATATATGGAGCAGTTGCGTATGTACAGTGCGATAGACAGGGATCCTGTAGACCGCACCGTATCGGTATCTTACTACGCACTCATTAATATAACAGAGCACACAGAAATAAATAAAAACTTTTCTGCTAAGTGGTTTGACATTACCGAATTTCCGAGCCTGATATTTGACCACAATATAATGGTAGCAAATGCCATGAGCCGCCTGCGTTACCGCGCCTCTACAAAACCTATAGGCTTTGAACTGCTGCCGGAAAAATTTACCATGAAGCAGCTACAGGTACTTTATGAAGCAATACTGGGTGAAAAACTGGATAAGCGTAACTTTATAAATAAAATAAACGGGCTTGATATTTTATTAAAGACCGAAGAAAAAGATATGAACTCTTCGCGCAAGGGATCATTCCTTTATAAGTTTGACGAAGAAAAATATAAGCTCAAAGTTTCAGACGGGTTTACATTTAAGTTATAA
- a CDS encoding DUF4294 domain-containing protein encodes MKALFSLILVMLCSVGGFAQITEHDSIDQDSILINTQLQELVITNVHDTLSADEKKQLAILRRRTLKVYPYAKIAADRLTMMNENMAKLKSEKDKKRYAKMVQNYLEDEFEAQLKKLTRKEGQILVKLIYRQTGKSTFDLIKEQKSGFKAFYSNRIAHLFDIDLKKTYSPGIVAEDFLIEGFLLKAFEEHRLQQQDPAFTIDYAALKKAWKQKNKKAEG; translated from the coding sequence ATGAAGGCGCTTTTTTCTTTAATTTTAGTAATGCTATGTAGTGTTGGTGGTTTTGCGCAAATTACCGAACACGACAGTATTGACCAGGATTCTATTCTTATAAACACCCAGCTCCAGGAGCTTGTTATTACTAATGTGCACGACACGCTTTCTGCCGACGAAAAAAAGCAACTTGCCATACTGCGACGCCGCACGCTTAAGGTGTACCCATATGCCAAGATAGCCGCTGATCGTCTTACCATGATGAATGAGAATATGGCAAAGCTAAAATCTGAAAAGGATAAAAAGCGATATGCTAAAATGGTGCAAAACTATCTTGAAGATGAGTTTGAAGCACAACTTAAGAAGCTTACCCGCAAAGAAGGCCAGATACTGGTTAAACTTATATATCGCCAGACGGGAAAAAGTACTTTTGATCTTATTAAGGAGCAAAAAAGTGGTTTTAAAGCATTTTATAGCAATCGTATTGCGCACCTTTTTGATATTGACCTTAAAAAGACATATAGCCCGGGTATTGTTGCCGAAGACTTTTTAATAGAAGGATTTTTACTTAAAGCCTTTGAAGAGCACCGCCTGCAACAACAGGATCCGGCATTTACGATAGACTATGCCGCGCTGAAGAAAGCCTGGAAACAAAAAAACAAAAAAGCCGAAGGTTAA
- a CDS encoding M42 family metallopeptidase has translation MSAKTILNDASMAFLEKYLNNASPTGYESEGQKVWMEYLKPYVDTFITDTYGTAVGVINPDAPYKVVIEGHSDEISWYVNYITENGLIYVIRNGGSDHMIAPSKRVNIHTKNGIVKGVFGWPAIHTRNRGKEEPAKIETIFIDLGCSTKEEVEKLGVHVGCVITYPDDFMVLNDNKFVCRAIDNRIGGFMIAEVARLLKENGKTLPFGLYITNSVQEEVGLRGAEMITKTIRPNVAIVTDVCHDSTTPMIDKRIEGETQIGKGPVITYAPAVQNNLRELILDTATKNEIPFQRLASSRVTGTDTDAFAYSNGGVASALISLPLRYMHTTVEMVHREDVENVIKLIYETLLTIENEETFSYFK, from the coding sequence ATGTCTGCAAAAACCATACTAAATGATGCTTCAATGGCATTTTTGGAAAAATATTTAAACAACGCTTCTCCCACAGGATATGAAAGTGAAGGCCAAAAGGTTTGGATGGAATACCTTAAACCTTATGTAGATACCTTTATTACCGATACCTATGGCACGGCTGTAGGTGTTATAAATCCTGATGCGCCATATAAAGTAGTTATAGAGGGGCATAGCGATGAAATATCATGGTATGTAAACTATATTACAGAAAACGGCCTGATATACGTAATACGCAACGGTGGATCTGACCACATGATAGCGCCTAGTAAGCGTGTAAACATTCATACAAAAAACGGTATTGTAAAAGGTGTTTTTGGCTGGCCGGCCATCCATACGCGCAACCGTGGTAAAGAGGAACCTGCCAAAATAGAAACCATATTTATAGACCTTGGCTGCTCTACTAAAGAAGAAGTTGAAAAACTGGGTGTGCACGTAGGCTGCGTGATTACCTACCCTGATGATTTTATGGTGCTTAATGATAACAAATTTGTTTGCCGTGCCATAGATAACCGCATAGGCGGATTTATGATTGCCGAGGTAGCACGACTGCTGAAAGAAAATGGCAAGACATTACCTTTCGGCTTGTACATTACAAACTCTGTTCAGGAAGAAGTAGGCTTAAGGGGGGCAGAAATGATTACCAAAACCATTCGCCCTAATGTAGCCATTGTTACAGATGTTTGCCACGACAGTACTACCCCTATGATAGACAAGCGCATTGAGGGCGAAACCCAGATAGGCAAAGGTCCGGTTATTACCTATGCCCCTGCTGTGCAAAACAACCTGCGCGAACTGATACTTGATACCGCTACTAAAAACGAAATACCTTTTCAGCGCCTTGCCTCAAGCCGCGTAACGGGTACCGATACCGACGCCTTTGCTTACAGTAACGGTGGTGTAGCTTCTGCCCTTATATCGTTGCCACTACGCTATATGCACACCACTGTAGAAATGGTACACAGGGAAGATGTAGAAAATGTTATTAAGCTTATTTATGAGACACTCCTTACTATAGAGAATGAGGAAACTTTTTCTTATTTTAAGTAA
- a CDS encoding GAF domain-containing sensor histidine kinase has protein sequence MIYRKPDSIIPKNDYERLEKLRDYQILDTHSEDTFDKIALMASQIFNTPSAFITFVDEDRVFFKSNLSSLTVNEIPRNDSLCSLAILEDNITLFQDTHLHNSLLESPYVAAEGGIRFYAGAPLKSPEGYNMGTICVVDSVAREQPTSHQLEMLRTLSTIIIDKLENRLRYRKSVESQINLMNIALHEIKNPLASIKLANEIITKNPASTERMTENIKSAVANIQRKLGEYLAHSEMEEKDQVLNIENVDLRDMFRRLVNNFELLADRKKQSIELHVDEHLPIVEADREKILDVLHNLLSNAIKYSYHSTTIKVSAREAGNYVHIEVKDQGQGLNLSDMQKLFTKFAKLSSKPTGKETSNGLGLSITKSFVELHKGNIYAMSPGKEKGTTFIVSLPFKHRLATEESEAATA, from the coding sequence ATGATATACCGCAAACCGGATTCGATAATACCAAAGAACGACTATGAAAGGCTCGAAAAGCTGCGTGACTACCAGATACTGGACACGCACTCTGAAGATACCTTTGATAAAATAGCACTTATGGCATCGCAGATATTTAACACGCCCAGTGCCTTTATAACTTTTGTAGACGAAGACCGTGTTTTCTTTAAATCAAACCTTAGCTCACTTACGGTAAACGAAATTCCGAGAAATGACAGTTTGTGCTCGCTTGCCATACTGGAAGATAACATTACGCTTTTTCAGGATACACATCTGCATAATTCATTGCTTGAAAGTCCTTATGTAGCTGCCGAGGGTGGCATCCGCTTTTATGCCGGGGCACCATTAAAATCGCCTGAAGGTTACAATATGGGCACCATTTGTGTGGTAGACTCTGTTGCACGAGAGCAGCCTACATCGCACCAGCTCGAAATGCTGCGTACACTTTCTACCATAATTATAGATAAGCTCGAAAATCGCCTGCGCTACCGCAAATCGGTTGAATCGCAAATCAACCTGATGAATATTGCACTGCACGAAATTAAAAATCCGCTGGCAAGTATAAAACTTGCTAACGAGATTATTACTAAAAATCCTGCCAGTACAGAGCGTATGACCGAAAATATTAAATCGGCCGTTGCAAACATCCAACGTAAACTGGGCGAGTACCTTGCCCATAGCGAGATGGAAGAAAAAGACCAGGTACTTAATATTGAGAATGTAGACCTCAGGGATATGTTCCGCAGGCTGGTAAATAATTTTGAACTGCTTGCTGACCGCAAAAAACAGAGTATAGAACTACACGTAGATGAGCATTTGCCTATTGTAGAGGCCGACCGTGAAAAAATACTGGACGTTCTACACAACCTGCTGAGTAACGCAATTAAATACTCTTACCACAGCACTACGATAAAAGTTTCGGCACGCGAGGCCGGTAATTATGTACACATTGAAGTTAAAGACCAGGGACAGGGACTAAACCTGAGCGATATGCAAAAGCTGTTTACAAAATTTGCCAAGCTCAGTTCTAAGCCTACCGGTAAAGAAACCAGTAATGGCTTGGGGCTATCTATAACAAAATCGTTTGTAGAGCTGCATAAAGGTAATATTTATGCCATGAGCCCCGGTAAAGAAAAAGGCACTACGTTTATTGTATCGCTACCTTTTAAGCACAGGCTTGCTACAGAAGAGAGTGAAGCAGCAACTGCATAA
- a CDS encoding AraC family transcriptional regulator has protein sequence MSNRKALLDKPALTVERSLKTLVENRTVYSLDNCELNLFETYQESILVPLKFNDLVVTSMLRGKKVMHLFDDPEFEYLPGETVIVPGNVEMKIDFPEASVQNPTQCLALAIDHDKINDTLHFLNERYPKQDSFGWRLNHENYFFYNNTELAATLNKLIRECMGTSVTKDALADLALQELLVRIVQTQTVQQSNTGKLTDSNSPIVAIAEYIRANITAPVNLKDLSEKACMSTTSFYRYFKRELGMSPIEFILNEKIKHAKQLLKNPGIQINEVCFMSGFDDCNYFIRLFKKHEGITPKQYQLLNVG, from the coding sequence ATGAGTAACCGCAAAGCCCTGCTGGACAAACCCGCACTTACAGTAGAAAGATCGTTAAAAACGCTGGTAGAAAACCGTACGGTTTACTCTCTTGATAACTGTGAGCTCAATTTGTTTGAAACCTACCAGGAGTCTATACTTGTACCTTTAAAATTTAATGACCTTGTAGTTACCAGTATGCTGCGCGGAAAAAAGGTAATGCACCTTTTTGACGATCCTGAATTTGAATACCTGCCCGGCGAAACGGTTATTGTACCCGGAAATGTAGAAATGAAAATTGATTTTCCGGAAGCATCCGTTCAAAATCCTACGCAATGCCTGGCACTCGCCATAGATCATGACAAAATTAATGATACCCTGCATTTTTTAAACGAGCGCTACCCAAAACAAGATAGTTTTGGCTGGCGACTTAATCATGAAAATTACTTTTTTTATAATAATACAGAACTTGCAGCCACACTAAACAAACTGATACGTGAGTGTATGGGTACAAGCGTTACTAAAGATGCCCTGGCAGACCTGGCACTACAGGAGCTCTTAGTGCGCATTGTACAAACGCAAACCGTACAGCAATCTAATACAGGAAAGCTAACAGATAGTAACAGCCCTATTGTAGCAATAGCTGAATACATCCGCGCTAATATTACCGCACCGGTAAACCTTAAGGACCTGAGCGAAAAGGCGTGCATGAGCACAACTTCTTTTTACCGTTATTTTAAAAGGGAACTGGGCATGAGCCCGATAGAATTTATTTTAAACGAAAAAATAAAACACGCCAAGCAGTTGCTTAAAAACCCGGGCATACAAATAAACGAAGTATGTTTTATGTCTGGTTTTGATGACTGTAATTATTTTATCAGGCTGTTTAAAAAACACGAGGGCATTACACCAAAGCAATATCAACTATTGAATGTGGGGTAA
- a CDS encoding DUF779 domain-containing protein translates to MYKRIDADEKAIALINELKGRYGELMFHQSGGCCDGSQPMCFEKGDFKLGYSDVCLGVVEGCEFWMSKDQFEYWQHTHLTLTAVDGRGASFSLEIPLGKRFMIQSRLFTEEERVDLEELSYIEE, encoded by the coding sequence ATGTATAAAAGGATAGATGCAGATGAAAAGGCAATAGCCCTGATAAACGAGCTGAAAGGCCGTTATGGAGAACTGATGTTTCACCAGAGTGGGGGATGCTGTGATGGCAGCCAGCCGATGTGTTTTGAAAAAGGTGATTTTAAACTGGGCTACAGCGATGTGTGCCTGGGTGTGGTAGAGGGCTGTGAGTTCTGGATGAGTAAGGATCAGTTTGAATACTGGCAGCACACCCACCTTACCCTAACCGCGGTGGACGGCAGGGGCGCAAGCTTTTCTTTAGAAATTCCGTTAGGAAAAAGATTTATGATACAGTCGCGTTTATTTACAGAAGAGGAGCGCGTAGATTTGGAAGAGCTAAGCTATATTGAGGAGTAG
- the adhP gene encoding alcohol dehydrogenase AdhP, which yields MIPKTMKAAVIREFGKPLQIEEMPVRMPGQNEVLVKVIASGVCHTDLHAVEGDWPVKPKMPLIPGHEGVGYVVALGPGVKNVKEGDAVGVPWLYSACGGCDHCITGWETLCETQQNGGYSVDGGFAEYVVADARYLGILPNNVNFLEFAPILCAGVTVYKGLKETETKPGEWVAISGIGGLGHVAVQYAKAMGMHVAAIDVDDAKLDLAKRLGADLVVNAKEQNPGEYLKKEVGGMHGALITAVSPIAFKQGLETLRRKGTMALNGLPPGTFDLDIFNAVLNRITIRGSIVGTRKDLQEAIAFAAEGKVKANVTAAKLEDVNEVFDKMKKGQIEGRMVLEIAEA from the coding sequence ATGATCCCTAAAACCATGAAGGCTGCTGTAATAAGAGAGTTCGGCAAGCCACTACAAATTGAGGAAATGCCGGTAAGAATGCCGGGTCAGAATGAAGTTCTTGTTAAGGTAATTGCCAGTGGCGTATGCCATACCGACCTGCACGCTGTGGAGGGTGACTGGCCCGTAAAACCAAAAATGCCTCTTATTCCCGGTCATGAAGGAGTAGGCTATGTGGTAGCATTAGGCCCCGGTGTTAAAAATGTAAAAGAAGGAGATGCTGTAGGTGTGCCATGGCTGTACAGTGCCTGTGGTGGCTGCGACCATTGTATTACCGGATGGGAAACCCTGTGCGAAACTCAACAAAATGGCGGTTATAGCGTAGATGGTGGCTTTGCCGAATATGTAGTGGCCGATGCTCGCTACCTGGGTATTTTACCTAACAATGTTAACTTTTTAGAGTTTGCACCCATACTATGTGCAGGTGTTACCGTATATAAAGGCCTTAAAGAGACTGAGACTAAACCTGGGGAGTGGGTAGCTATTTCCGGTATTGGTGGATTGGGGCACGTAGCTGTACAATATGCTAAAGCTATGGGTATGCACGTTGCTGCTATTGATGTAGATGATGCAAAGCTTGACCTTGCAAAACGTCTGGGTGCTGACCTTGTAGTTAATGCAAAAGAGCAAAACCCGGGTGAGTATCTTAAAAAAGAGGTAGGCGGTATGCACGGTGCGCTTATTACGGCGGTATCTCCTATTGCCTTTAAGCAGGGGCTTGAAACCCTTAGGCGAAAAGGTACCATGGCACTTAACGGATTGCCTCCGGGAACCTTTGACCTTGACATTTTTAATGCAGTATTAAACAGGATAACCATCCGCGGGTCTATTGTGGGTACGCGTAAAGACCTTCAGGAGGCAATTGCATTTGCTGCCGAAGGTAAGGTAAAAGCCAATGTTACAGCTGCTAAACTTGAAGATGTAAACGAGGTGTTCGATAAAATGAAAAAAGGCCAGATCGAAGGGCGCATGGTGCTTGAGATTGCTGAGGCATAA